GAACCCACCAGGCGGACTCCTGCATCATTCGGATCGAGGGAGCCAGTATACGAGCGATGTGTACCAGCAGGCGCTGGACAGATTGCAGGCCGTTCAGAGTATGAGCGAGGCAGGAGAATGCTGGGATAACGCTGTCCAGGAAAGCTTTTTTGCGACATTGAAGACGGAGATGGGGCTTGGCGAAGCGCAGTGGGACCGTGCCCAGACACGGACAGAGGTGTTCGAGTGGATTGAAGTGTTCTATAACCGTCGCCGTCGTCACTCGTCGTTGGGGTATCAGTCACCGACGGCCTTCGAGGAGCAGGCTTACATCCTGAACTGAGGCTCCACCAAACCCTTGACAGATCACTGCCAGGGTGTGACTGTCATAGACCTTGAAGCGGTCGCACACCAGGACTCCACCAAAGGCGTTGCCGAGCACTGCACGCAACTCGACGTTGGTGTGCTGGAGATTCGCTCGGAACAGCACCGTCTCGGCCGAGCGGAAGGTGCTCACCCAGGCCTGTGTCGCGTTCACTCGCCAGCCCGTGTCGTCGTGGTGGACATAGGGAGCTGCGCGCAGCTCCCGTTCCAGGGACTCGACATGTGTCGCCAGCGGACGTCCATCACGTGCCAGGCGCTGGGCGGCCTGGGTGATGGCCCCCTGGGACACCCGGATGCCGGTGGTCAGTCCCAGCACCCGTGGAATGCGGCGCTGTGGGAGACCAACCTCGTGGTGCAGCGCCTGAATGGTGGCCGCCAGTCGGGGACCACATCGGTGTCCCGTCGCCCCACGTTGGTCCGGTTGGAGGTCGGGATGCGCGCCACGTACAGTCTGCCCGCACTGCGGGCAGACCATCACCGGCACGTGGTAGGCCGTGATCTGCACGGTCTGAGCGGGCAGGTCACTGATCCAGGCGCGGTCGTGACGCTTGAAGATCAACTCGCCGACGTAGCCACAGGCCGTGCAGGTGTTGGGCGCCGGGACGTCGATCACGACGTCCTCCTGCTCGGGAGCAGGAGGACGCTTGTATGTGAAGACGCCTTCCCCAGCGCGACGACCTGCGGTTTTCGGGTGGGCTTTCCGACTTCCCCGGCTATGAGGGGCGGCATACTTGCGTTGC
This is a stretch of genomic DNA from Deinococcus grandis. It encodes these proteins:
- a CDS encoding IS66 family transposase, encoding MIDVPAPNTCTACGYVGELIFKRHDRAWISDLPAQTVQITAYHVPVMVCPQCGQTVRGAHPDLQPDQRGATGHRCGPRLAATIQALHHEVGLPQRRIPRVLGLTTGIRVSQGAITQAAQRLARDGRPLATHVESLERELRAAPYVHHDDTGWRVNATQAWVSTFRSAETVLFRANLQHTNVELRAVLGNAFGGVLVCDRFKVYDSHTLAVICQGFGGASVQDVSLLLEGRR